The Streptomyces aurantiacus genome includes a region encoding these proteins:
- a CDS encoding Zn-dependent alcohol dehydrogenase, which translates to MRAAVLHEIGQDKLEIFDDVEATGFGPGRVKIRVRATGLCHSDLSAMAGVLPQPAPFIPGHEGAGEILEVGEGVTSVKPGDRVVVCWLPACGVCPACKRGQTELCLAGFMNAGTPNFKRPGGDVFGFAGTGTFTEEVVVDAGCAVPIPDDVPFDIAALIGCGVTTGLGAALNTADVEAGSSVAVIGCGGVGISAIQGARLKGAAEIVAVDPVSSRREAALKFGATRAVSPEELPDAKQSVTAGEGFDYVFEVVGRSATARTAYDNTRRGGTLVVVGAGAMDDFLQLNMFELFFDEKRILPSMYGGGDVLRSYERTIALWRAGRIDLEGLITHRVPLSDINEALDQMRTGVALRTCIEI; encoded by the coding sequence ATGCGCGCAGCCGTACTGCACGAGATCGGCCAGGACAAGCTGGAGATATTCGACGACGTCGAGGCGACGGGCTTCGGGCCGGGCCGGGTGAAAATCCGGGTGCGGGCCACCGGCCTGTGCCACTCGGACCTCTCGGCGATGGCCGGGGTCCTGCCGCAGCCCGCGCCGTTCATCCCCGGACACGAGGGCGCCGGCGAGATCCTGGAGGTCGGCGAAGGCGTCACGAGCGTCAAGCCCGGCGACCGGGTCGTCGTCTGCTGGCTGCCCGCGTGCGGCGTGTGCCCCGCCTGTAAGCGCGGCCAGACCGAGCTGTGCCTGGCGGGCTTCATGAACGCGGGCACGCCCAACTTCAAGCGGCCCGGCGGCGACGTCTTCGGCTTCGCGGGCACCGGGACCTTCACCGAGGAGGTCGTCGTCGACGCCGGCTGCGCCGTGCCGATCCCCGATGACGTGCCCTTCGACATCGCCGCTCTCATCGGCTGCGGAGTCACCACGGGACTCGGCGCGGCCCTCAACACCGCCGACGTGGAGGCCGGTTCGTCGGTCGCCGTCATCGGCTGCGGAGGTGTCGGCATCTCCGCGATCCAGGGTGCCCGGCTCAAGGGCGCCGCCGAGATCGTCGCCGTCGACCCGGTGAGTTCGCGCCGCGAGGCCGCGCTGAAGTTCGGCGCCACCAGGGCCGTCTCGCCCGAAGAACTCCCCGACGCCAAGCAGTCGGTGACCGCGGGCGAGGGCTTCGACTATGTCTTCGAGGTCGTGGGCCGGTCCGCCACCGCCCGCACCGCGTACGACAACACGCGCCGCGGCGGCACCCTGGTCGTGGTCGGCGCGGGCGCCATGGACGACTTCCTCCAGCTCAACATGTTCGAGCTGTTCTTCGACGAGAAGCGGATCCTGCCGTCGATGTACGGCGGCGGGGACGTCCTGCGGTCCTACGAGCGGACGATCGCGCTGTGGCGCGCCGGACGCATCGACCTGGAGGGCCTCATCACGCACCGGGTGCCGCTGAGCGACATCAACGAGGCGCTGGACCAGATGCGTACGGGCGTGGCGCTGCGTACGTGCATCGAGATCTGA